From a single Leclercia sp. AS011 genomic region:
- a CDS encoding oligosaccharide flippase family protein — MKKNIFLLYFVQASNYLFPLLTLPYLMRVLGAEHFGIMAMVQAWIQYTIIFVDYGFNFSATLLITKNKENVHLLNKIYTETTISKFLLFLIFLLAAVVYSLIFGLDIYVKLFFCGMFAVLGTVFFPIWLFQGLEKMQGIVVSTTIAKCFSLIAVFLLVRDSNDIDLAIFSQSLGMFVSGIIAMVYIRKNKMVAFTKCGLPDVLASLKGGFDLFISNITISFYTTLNVIIIGYFAGPVYAGYFSAADKLRVAAQGLLTPVQQALFPRVSALVSKGSNFKDILSLYGKKFILFGLFVSVSIAVVGYPVSLFYFSEEYRVASSILLLMSPLPFIVSIGIVFGQWWLITNDHTAVVRNTYIRISILHIIMAIALIHCAPVYGVTISVLFTETIISCLFIRYCYRLATQNNNLA; from the coding sequence TTTGTTCAGGCGTCTAATTATCTTTTTCCTTTGTTGACTTTACCCTATTTAATGAGGGTTCTTGGCGCTGAGCATTTCGGCATTATGGCAATGGTGCAGGCTTGGATTCAATATACTATTATTTTTGTTGATTATGGATTTAATTTTAGTGCAACCTTATTGATTACTAAAAATAAAGAAAATGTACATCTGCTAAATAAAATATACACTGAAACGACAATATCTAAGTTCTTACTTTTTTTAATATTCCTACTTGCTGCGGTAGTATATTCATTAATATTTGGACTGGATATTTACGTCAAACTATTTTTCTGCGGGATGTTTGCTGTTCTCGGTACTGTATTTTTCCCGATCTGGTTATTCCAGGGGTTGGAAAAAATGCAAGGCATAGTTGTTAGTACCACCATAGCAAAATGTTTCTCTCTGATTGCGGTATTCTTATTAGTAAGAGATTCAAATGATATTGACCTGGCGATTTTTAGTCAATCACTTGGAATGTTTGTTTCAGGGATTATCGCTATGGTGTATATACGTAAAAATAAAATGGTGGCTTTTACAAAATGCGGGTTGCCAGATGTCCTGGCTTCGTTGAAAGGTGGGTTTGATTTATTTATATCAAATATTACGATCAGTTTTTATACTACTTTAAACGTCATTATCATTGGTTATTTTGCTGGGCCGGTCTATGCAGGCTACTTCTCTGCGGCTGACAAACTTAGAGTTGCTGCCCAAGGCCTGCTTACACCAGTGCAACAGGCTCTTTTTCCAAGAGTAAGCGCGTTGGTAAGTAAAGGATCTAATTTTAAAGATATTCTGAGCTTGTATGGTAAGAAATTCATACTGTTCGGGTTGTTCGTCTCTGTTTCCATTGCTGTGGTTGGATATCCAGTATCCCTATTTTATTTTAGTGAAGAGTATCGGGTCGCATCATCTATTCTACTTTTGATGTCCCCTCTACCATTTATTGTCTCTATCGGTATAGTTTTTGGTCAATGGTGGTTAATTACCAATGATCATACTGCAGTTGTACGCAATACATATATAAGAATTAGCATATTACATATTATTATGGCGATTGCGCTTATTCATTGTGCGCCTGTTTATGGTGTGACGATCAGCGTTTTATTTACGGAGACCATTATTTCGTGTTTATTTATTCGATATTGTTATCGTTTAGCTACACAAAATAATAATCTGGCATAG